One region of Halomonas huangheensis genomic DNA includes:
- a CDS encoding isochorismatase family protein produces MLIERERSLLLIVDVQSGLMPVIERADQAVTEISWLVAVAEHLEVPVWYTEQYPKGLGATEARLAAALPASAHRLIKCHFNACREPGVIDTLRESGRTQIVIAGAEAHICVLQTALGLREQGFEVLWLVEGCVSRRMDEARLARDRLVQAGGVAVSADMVAYEWLERCDDAIFREVHHRLLKPRSRRPLRLMP; encoded by the coding sequence ATGTTGATCGAACGCGAGCGCAGCCTATTGTTGATCGTCGATGTTCAGAGCGGACTGATGCCGGTAATAGAGCGGGCGGATCAGGCGGTAACGGAGATCAGCTGGCTGGTGGCGGTGGCCGAGCATCTGGAAGTACCGGTGTGGTACACCGAACAGTATCCCAAAGGTCTCGGGGCCACGGAGGCACGTCTGGCAGCGGCGCTACCGGCATCGGCGCATCGCCTCATCAAGTGCCATTTCAATGCCTGTCGTGAGCCAGGCGTCATCGACACCCTGCGTGAGTCTGGACGCACTCAGATCGTGATCGCTGGTGCCGAGGCACATATCTGCGTATTGCAGACCGCACTGGGGCTGCGTGAGCAAGGCTTCGAGGTGTTGTGGTTGGTCGAAGGTTGTGTCAGTCGGCGCATGGATGAGGCGCGGTTGGCTCGTGATCGACTGGTGCAGGCGGGAGGTGTCGCGGTAAGTGCCGACATGGTGGCCTACGAATGGCTTGAGCGTTGCGACGACGCCATCTTCCGTGAGGTCCACCATCGGTTACTCAAACCCCGCTCAAGGCGTCCACTGCGGTTGATGCCCTGA
- a CDS encoding ABC transporter substrate-binding protein translates to MKFHQLTCATTLASIALSGTLAASTAVAADEPLKIGMSFQELNNQYFVTMQEALEEAADSIGAELIITDARHDVAKQVNDVEDMIQRDIDILLLNPTDSVGVETAVLSAEQAGVTTIAIDAQANGPIDGFVGSKNYDAGYKACEYLADALGGEGQVALLDGIPVVPILQRIEGCEAALGEHEGIEIVTKQNGRQERTHAMTVTENMIQANPELDGIFSVNDIGSLGALIAIDSSGKDIKLASVDGHPEAIAAIQQPDSAFIATSAQYPRDMVRLGLGLGLAKHWGASTAPATIPIDVELIDQQKAADFSW, encoded by the coding sequence ATGAAATTTCATCAGCTGACATGCGCCACCACCCTTGCCTCCATCGCACTAAGCGGCACTCTGGCAGCCAGTACTGCCGTTGCTGCGGATGAGCCGCTGAAGATCGGTATGTCCTTCCAGGAGCTGAACAACCAGTACTTCGTCACCATGCAGGAAGCGTTGGAGGAAGCGGCAGACAGCATCGGCGCCGAGCTGATCATCACCGATGCACGCCATGATGTGGCCAAGCAGGTCAATGATGTCGAGGACATGATCCAGCGCGATATCGATATCCTGCTGCTCAATCCCACGGATTCTGTAGGCGTCGAGACCGCGGTGCTGTCCGCCGAGCAGGCTGGCGTGACTACCATCGCCATCGATGCCCAGGCCAATGGCCCCATCGACGGCTTTGTCGGTTCGAAGAACTACGATGCCGGCTACAAGGCCTGTGAGTACCTTGCCGATGCCCTTGGTGGCGAGGGTCAGGTCGCTCTGCTCGACGGCATTCCGGTGGTACCGATCCTGCAACGCATCGAGGGCTGTGAAGCCGCGCTGGGTGAGCATGAGGGTATCGAGATCGTCACCAAGCAGAACGGTCGTCAGGAACGTACCCACGCCATGACCGTCACCGAGAACATGATCCAGGCCAACCCGGAGCTGGACGGTATCTTCAGCGTCAACGACATCGGTTCGCTGGGCGCACTCATTGCCATCGATTCCAGTGGCAAGGACATCAAACTGGCCAGTGTCGACGGCCATCCGGAAGCCATTGCCGCCATCCAGCAGCCGGATTCGGCCTTTATCGCCACCTCGGCGCAGTATCCCCGCGACATGGTGCGCCTTGGCCTCGGCCTTGGGCTGGCCAAGCACTGGGGAGCCTCCACCGCTCCGGCGACAATTCCGATTGATGTCGAACTGATTGACCAGCAAAAGGCTGCCGACTTCAGCTGGTAA
- a CDS encoding NADP(H)-dependent aldo-keto reductase, whose product MQTRPLGQTGMEVSRLCLGTMTFGEQNTESEAHEQLDRAVAFGINFIDTAEMYPVPPTADTQGRTEQYIGSWLKQRGVRDDVILATKIAGPGMAHIRDGSRLTREHIHAAIDTSLKRLQTDYVDLYQLHWPDRQTNFFGRLGYTWSQDEDATLLEESLSALKELVDAGKVRAIGLSNETPWGVMHSLQLAERLGIPRVASVQNPYSLLNRSYEIGLAEIAQREGVGLLAYSPLAFGVLSGKYLDGARPPKARLTLYERFQRYNTPLAERATRAYVELARDHGLDPAQMALAWVNSRPFLTSNIIGATTMEQLESNLASEALTLSDEVLEAIDAIHTEIPNPSP is encoded by the coding sequence ATGCAGACTCGTCCGTTAGGTCAGACCGGCATGGAAGTCAGCCGCCTGTGCCTCGGCACCATGACCTTTGGTGAGCAGAACACCGAAAGCGAAGCCCATGAGCAACTCGACCGGGCCGTCGCCTTTGGCATCAACTTCATCGACACGGCTGAAATGTACCCGGTGCCGCCGACCGCTGACACCCAGGGGCGCACCGAACAATACATCGGCAGTTGGCTGAAGCAACGTGGTGTACGTGACGATGTGATCCTGGCCACCAAGATCGCCGGACCGGGAATGGCCCATATACGTGATGGCTCGCGACTGACGCGTGAGCACATCCATGCAGCCATCGATACCAGTCTGAAACGCCTGCAGACCGATTATGTCGACCTCTACCAGTTGCATTGGCCGGACCGCCAAACCAATTTCTTTGGTCGTCTTGGCTACACCTGGAGCCAGGATGAGGATGCCACCTTGCTGGAGGAATCCCTGTCGGCACTCAAGGAGTTGGTAGATGCCGGCAAGGTCCGCGCTATAGGTCTATCCAACGAGACACCCTGGGGAGTGATGCACAGCCTGCAGCTCGCGGAACGCCTCGGCATTCCGCGGGTGGCTTCTGTGCAGAACCCCTACAGTCTTCTCAACCGCAGCTACGAGATCGGTCTGGCCGAAATCGCACAACGGGAAGGCGTTGGCCTGTTGGCCTACTCACCACTGGCGTTCGGGGTGCTCTCCGGCAAGTACCTTGATGGTGCGCGTCCCCCCAAGGCACGCCTGACGCTCTATGAGCGCTTTCAGCGCTACAACACGCCCCTTGCCGAACGCGCCACTCGTGCCTATGTCGAGTTGGCCCGGGATCATGGTCTTGATCCCGCGCAGATGGCGCTGGCGTGGGTCAACTCACGTCCATTTCTGACCAGCAATATCATCGGCGCAACCACCATGGAACAGCTGGAAAGCAACCTCGCCAGTGAGGCTCTGACGCTATCGGACGAGGTGCTGGAGGCCATCGACGCCATTCACACCGAGATCCCCAACCCCAGCCCCTGA
- a CDS encoding NAD(P)H-quinone oxidoreductase: MYATVVAEDSLHWQSIEDLPAPEGREVHIAVAWAGVNRADLMQRAGQYPPPPGASSTLGLEVSGTVVDCGPEVSSVKPGDQVCALLAGGGYAERVCVDERQLMPLPNGLSLQDAAALPEVYATAWLNLFMEGALQPGERVLLHAAASGVGTAAIQLCRHFGYPCFVTVGSDDKVERCLALGADAGWNRHQGSFSEAVKHWGEANLILDPVGASYLADNQRVLAADGRMVVIGLMGGRSAELDFGRLLMKRQRIIGSTLRARSPQAKGEILAQLVEHVWPALESGKVKPLIDAEWPIEQASRAHEHVQANANIGKVLLKVAATDSGA, from the coding sequence ATGTACGCAACCGTCGTCGCTGAAGACTCGCTCCACTGGCAGAGTATCGAGGATCTGCCAGCCCCTGAAGGTCGCGAAGTACACATCGCGGTGGCCTGGGCCGGAGTCAACCGTGCTGACCTGATGCAACGGGCCGGGCAATACCCACCGCCACCCGGAGCGTCATCGACTCTCGGATTGGAAGTCAGCGGCACCGTCGTAGACTGCGGCCCCGAAGTGAGCAGCGTCAAGCCGGGAGACCAGGTCTGCGCGCTGCTTGCCGGTGGCGGCTATGCCGAACGTGTCTGTGTCGATGAGCGCCAGTTGATGCCGCTACCAAACGGCCTGTCGCTGCAGGATGCCGCCGCGCTACCCGAAGTCTATGCCACCGCATGGCTCAACCTGTTCATGGAAGGCGCCCTGCAACCGGGAGAGCGCGTGCTTCTGCATGCTGCTGCCAGTGGCGTAGGCACAGCGGCTATTCAGCTCTGCCGCCATTTCGGCTATCCCTGCTTCGTTACCGTGGGCAGTGATGACAAGGTAGAGCGTTGCCTGGCGTTAGGGGCTGATGCTGGCTGGAACCGCCATCAGGGCAGCTTCAGCGAAGCCGTGAAACACTGGGGAGAAGCCAATCTGATTCTCGATCCCGTCGGGGCCAGCTACCTGGCCGACAACCAACGAGTGCTGGCAGCCGACGGGCGCATGGTGGTGATCGGTCTTATGGGCGGGCGTTCAGCTGAACTGGATTTTGGCCGTTTGCTGATGAAGCGACAGCGCATTATCGGTTCGACACTGCGGGCGCGTTCTCCTCAGGCCAAAGGTGAGATTCTCGCTCAGCTCGTCGAGCACGTATGGCCAGCGCTGGAAAGCGGCAAGGTCAAACCGCTGATCGACGCCGAATGGCCCATTGAACAGGCCAGTCGGGCACATGAACACGTCCAGGCGAATGCCAATATCGGCAAGGTACTGCTGAAGGTTGCTGCCACAGATAGCGGAGCTTGA
- the yaaA gene encoding peroxide stress protein YaaA: MLSVISPAKTLDFETPATTETYTQPDYLDNSQQLIDILRDYSPARISELMGVSDKIAGLNAARFAEWQTPFTRDNAKQAAQAFQGDVYVGLEADTFSDDDNAFAQQHLRILSGLYGLLRPLDLIQPYRLEMGTRLQNAAGKDLYAFWQETLTEDLDKAVANSGSSVLVNLASNEYFKAIAPRKLKADVVTPVFKDLKNGQYKIISFYAKKARGLMAAWMIRERLDDREGLKDFDVAGYRFNAAQSEGNTLVFTRDTPA, from the coding sequence ATGCTCAGCGTTATTTCGCCAGCCAAGACGCTGGACTTCGAGACACCTGCAACTACCGAGACCTACACGCAACCCGATTATCTCGATAACAGCCAACAGCTGATCGATATCCTGCGTGATTACAGCCCGGCTCGAATATCCGAGCTGATGGGGGTCAGTGACAAGATCGCCGGACTCAATGCCGCGCGCTTCGCTGAATGGCAGACGCCGTTCACCCGCGATAATGCCAAGCAGGCCGCCCAGGCTTTTCAGGGGGATGTCTATGTGGGACTGGAGGCCGATACCTTCAGCGACGACGATAACGCCTTCGCCCAGCAGCACCTGCGCATCCTTTCGGGGCTCTATGGTCTGCTGCGCCCGCTGGATCTGATTCAGCCCTACCGCCTGGAAATGGGTACTCGTCTGCAGAACGCCGCCGGCAAGGACCTCTACGCGTTCTGGCAGGAGACTCTGACCGAGGACCTGGACAAGGCCGTGGCCAACAGCGGTTCATCCGTGCTGGTCAACCTGGCCTCCAATGAATACTTCAAGGCCATCGCCCCACGCAAGCTCAAGGCCGACGTGGTGACGCCGGTATTCAAGGACCTCAAGAACGGTCAGTACAAGATCATCAGCTTCTATGCCAAGAAGGCCCGTGGCCTGATGGCGGCCTGGATGATCCGTGAACGACTCGACGACCGCGAAGGGCTCAAGGACTTCGATGTCGCCGGCTATCGCTTCAACGCCGCACAGTCCGAGGGCAATACGCTGGTGTTTACCCGCGATACCCCGGCGTAA
- a CDS encoding TIGR00730 family Rossman fold protein, which produces MANICVYLGSRRGENPDFMAAARHFGQCLAERGHGLVYGGASVGLMGALADATMAAGGEVIGVMPHHLIEREQAHHGLTQLIRVANMHERKSQMASHADAFVMLPGGIGTFEEFFESWTWRYLGLHDKPIGVLDTAGFYRPLLDFLDSTVAQGFLNADTRAAVVSATTPETLLDQLEAALLPA; this is translated from the coding sequence ATGGCCAATATCTGCGTCTATCTCGGTTCACGCCGGGGCGAGAACCCCGACTTCATGGCCGCAGCACGACATTTCGGCCAATGCCTCGCCGAGCGTGGCCATGGTCTGGTCTATGGTGGTGCCAGCGTCGGCCTGATGGGCGCGCTGGCGGATGCCACCATGGCCGCGGGAGGCGAGGTGATCGGCGTCATGCCGCACCACCTGATCGAGCGCGAGCAGGCGCACCATGGCCTGACGCAGTTGATCCGCGTCGCCAATATGCACGAGCGCAAGTCGCAGATGGCCAGCCATGCCGATGCTTTTGTGATGCTTCCCGGCGGCATCGGTACTTTCGAGGAATTCTTCGAGAGCTGGACCTGGCGTTATCTGGGTCTGCATGACAAACCCATCGGCGTGCTGGATACCGCTGGCTTCTATCGCCCACTGCTGGATTTTCTGGATTCCACCGTCGCTCAGGGGTTTCTCAACGCCGATACCCGAGCCGCAGTGGTCAGCGCCACAACACCGGAAACCCTTCTCGACCAACTCGAAGCGGCACTGCTTCCTGCATAA
- a CDS encoding DUF501 domain-containing protein, with protein sequence MVIRPETTPDAQQLEIIAQQLGRAPRGIEALAATDGNGTPLVLRMAPIVDDKPFPTLYWLSSELLKVELSRIEAAGVIKSLEARVQEDDDFRSAYHASHQDYINTRWRLMSEAQRSEVERLGYEGIMRERGIGGIANHDQIRCLHTQYAHHLCGNNVIGQWLDEHYGIIDLLP encoded by the coding sequence AAACGACTCCTGATGCCCAGCAGTTGGAGATCATTGCCCAGCAACTCGGGCGCGCGCCGCGTGGTATCGAGGCGTTGGCGGCAACCGATGGCAATGGCACGCCACTGGTGCTGCGTATGGCGCCGATTGTCGATGACAAGCCATTTCCCACCCTGTACTGGCTCAGCTCCGAACTGCTGAAGGTCGAGCTGTCGCGTATCGAGGCCGCTGGCGTAATCAAGTCACTGGAGGCGCGAGTTCAGGAGGATGACGACTTCCGCAGCGCCTATCACGCCAGCCACCAGGACTACATCAATACCCGCTGGAGGCTGATGAGCGAAGCCCAACGCAGTGAAGTCGAGCGCCTTGGCTACGAGGGCATTATGCGCGAGCGTGGCATCGGCGGCATCGCCAATCATGACCAGATCCGTTGCCTGCACACCCAATACGCCCACCACCTGTGTGGCAACAATGTAATCGGCCAGTGGCTGGACGAGCATTACGGCATCATCGACCTGTTGCCCTGA
- a CDS encoding tetratricopeptide repeat protein: MQQASSLKTRLEYHLAQQLFHTRWLPRSPRTQKLTMRLFQRCADAGHPAALSLYGHMLYHRARAPQDKARGARYVLQAAHGGDVRAQYQAGQIHEFGCALYPCRFDHAVTWYARAGEAGHALAAARLERAYRHGELSLPVDVERADYWAHLAGAQHDTSLDNAGGQRRH, encoded by the coding sequence ATGCAGCAGGCATCGTCACTCAAGACGCGGCTCGAATATCATCTGGCCCAGCAGCTGTTTCACACTCGCTGGCTTCCGCGTTCGCCACGTACCCAGAAGCTGACCATGCGTCTGTTCCAGCGTTGCGCTGATGCGGGGCACCCCGCAGCGTTATCGCTCTACGGTCATATGCTCTATCACCGCGCGCGTGCTCCTCAGGACAAGGCACGTGGGGCGCGTTACGTTCTTCAGGCAGCGCATGGTGGCGATGTGCGTGCCCAGTATCAGGCTGGCCAGATTCATGAGTTTGGCTGTGCCCTGTATCCATGCCGCTTCGATCATGCCGTGACCTGGTATGCGCGTGCGGGAGAAGCCGGCCATGCGTTGGCTGCTGCGCGCCTGGAGCGTGCCTATCGACATGGCGAGTTGTCACTGCCGGTAGATGTCGAGCGCGCCGATTACTGGGCACATCTTGCTGGGGCGCAGCATGATACCTCGCTGGACAACGCTGGTGGCCAGCGGCGACACTAG
- a CDS encoding Tim44 domain-containing protein yields the protein MRHFIVMLLVGMLGAGLALDTAEARRMGGGKSVGSFSRQADQPSATQSAAARPNQATPGTAPRKGGFMGGMFGGLLAGGLLGALFFGGAFDELRLMDILLIAGVAFLLFKLFARRRTAAAAAAAAASGPQHSESPDAMSRQQHDSNAFGMPGSSGTPTGPVADPEWFDRERFLGGAKEHFMTLQRAWDNNDLSGIQEYVTPELYNLLREERANQPANNRTEVIHLLAELGGVREYGNQAEARVLFHGVLEENGEKNEFNETWHLIRDLRDGAPWYVQGIEQND from the coding sequence ATGCGCCATTTTATCGTGATGTTGCTGGTTGGCATGCTCGGTGCGGGCCTGGCCCTCGATACAGCGGAAGCCCGTCGCATGGGCGGCGGCAAGAGTGTCGGTAGCTTCTCCCGCCAGGCCGACCAGCCTTCGGCAACCCAATCCGCCGCCGCACGCCCCAATCAAGCGACACCGGGCACCGCACCACGCAAGGGCGGCTTCATGGGCGGTATGTTCGGTGGCCTACTTGCCGGAGGCCTGCTCGGCGCCCTGTTCTTCGGTGGCGCTTTCGATGAACTGCGCTTGATGGACATTCTGCTGATCGCTGGCGTAGCGTTCCTGCTCTTCAAGCTCTTTGCTCGACGCCGCACAGCGGCAGCGGCAGCGGCAGCGGCAGCTTCAGGACCACAACACAGCGAGTCACCTGACGCCATGTCCCGCCAACAGCATGACAGCAATGCGTTTGGTATGCCGGGTAGCAGTGGAACGCCTACAGGCCCTGTCGCCGATCCCGAGTGGTTCGACCGCGAGCGCTTCCTCGGTGGTGCCAAGGAGCACTTCATGACGCTGCAGCGTGCCTGGGACAACAACGATCTGTCCGGGATTCAGGAATACGTAACCCCCGAGCTCTACAACCTGCTGCGCGAAGAACGTGCCAACCAGCCCGCCAACAACCGCACTGAGGTCATACATCTACTCGCGGAATTGGGTGGTGTCCGTGAATACGGTAACCAAGCCGAAGCGCGCGTACTGTTCCACGGTGTACTGGAAGAAAACGGCGAGAAGAACGAATTCAATGAAACCTGGCACCTGATCCGCGACCTGCGTGATGGCGCCCCCTGGTATGTACAAGGCATAGAGCAGAACGACTGA